Part of the Oscillibacter hominis genome is shown below.
GAATTGCCGAAGCAATCCCTGCCGGGGATTCGACCCGCCGTTTAGTTACCCCTGTCAGGGGGCACCAGATGTGATCCGCTCCTTTTTAAGTTGGCGTTAATCAAGCGGCCCCATGGCCTGGCGCAGCGTGTCGGTCACCGCGCCCTCAAAAAGCCGGGTGGCGTGGCCGTGGAGCGTCTCCATGCCTCCGGCCGCCAGATTGGCCGTCACCTTGCCGCCCATGGATAAGTCCATGTCCAGGATGAACTTGGTCTCCTGGTCCTCCGGCGCGCCGGGTTTACTGTTTTTCACCATGCCGGGGCCTGCGTGAATTTTGGCCCGGCAGCTGCTGTCCAAATTCAGCTCCAGCTCCACCGCGCACTTGGAGACCATACGCTCGGCCACATCCGGCTCCTCCAATGCGCCCAGGTAGGCGCGCTCAAAGAGGTCGGACCAGGGGGTGCCCTCCAACCCCAGGGCGCTGCGGGAGACGATGTTTACGTACCTGAGACCGATCCGCTCAAAAAAGGCGGGGCGGTAGATGCGGATGAACTCGGCCAGGGGTTTGTCCAACTTGGCGGCAAACTCCCGCCAGGAGGTGTAGCGCAGGGTGGACAGGGCGATGAAGTTCCGGGTCAGGTTGATCTTCCAGAGGCTGTCCGCGGAGACAAAGTTGTAGTTGACCACCGTGGGCGGCGTCTCCAGCTTGGGCGTCGGCGACCCAACGCCCACTACCCTGGGCGCCGGCGTCTCCTGCTTGGCGGCATAAAGGGGGAAGTCCTCCCGGATGGACTCCTGAAAATCCGCGGGCTCCACGTTGCCGATGGAGAGGATCGCGGGAAAACGGAGCTGACAGATCACCTCGCGCAGGGGAGAGCGGGCATACCGGCAGCTTTCACGGTCAGAAAACAGCATGGCGCATGGCTCCTTTGTTTGTTTTCTCCATTCTATCCCCGGGAGGAGAAAAAGTCAACAAAGCCTACAGGTAGAACTGGTGGCAGCCGATGGTCTTCAGATAGGTGCGGTTCTGGCGGATCCAGGTGCCCTGGGAGAGGGCGGGGGCGAAGAAGTAGAGGCTGCCGCCCGCGGTGGAGCTGCCGCTGAGCACCAGCTTGGCCGCGGCCACGGACTGGGCGGTGGGGGCGTTGTACAGCGTGCCGTTGGAAAGGGGCTCGAACTGAACGCCGTTGTTGGTGTCGAACACCACGGCGCGGATGGTATTGGGGAACTGGTCGGAGGCCACCCGGTTGAGCACGACATTGCCCACGGCGATCTGGCCCTCCAGGGGCTCGCCCTGGCTCTCGGCGCTGATGATCCGGCTGAGCCAGTAGAGGTCCTCATCCGTGTATTCGGAGAAGTCCTGGGACTTCAGCACGGCACCGCCGCCGGACCAGACTGCGGAGGTGCCGCAGGCTGCGGCCAGAAGCCGGGCGGGGACGTATGTACGGCCCTGGGTCAGGAAGGTCTTGGCCGCGCTCACATAGCGCTCGCCGTTCAGGGTGACGGTGCCGCTGCCAACAGGGGCCGACAGCCTTGAGCCCCCGGAGGAGGCGACGGCGGAGCGGGAGGCGCCGTCCCAGGAGACCTCCCAGCCGCCCAAGGCGTCCAGCGCCTCGCGGAGAGAGACATAGGTGGTCCCTTGGCTGAAGTAGCCGCTGACGCTGCTTTCATCCACTTGGACGTCCACCCGCTCCATGGCACTGGCGGTGCCGGTGAGCAGGACCGCGGCCGCAAAGCCGCACAAGAATGTTCGCATCATAAAAAAGTCCTCACTTTCCACAAATCGTGGCCGGCGGAGAGCGCCGGCGCCACAGCGCTTCCTGCTGGAAAGAAGCGGTCTGTTCTGGAAATGCATTATACGGGAAGGCAGGGAGTGGAAACAAGCTGTAAACCCTGGAAATAGAGGAAAAGAGCGGACGGAGTCCATGCTCCGTCCGCTCTTGAATCGCCTGGCCCCCTGGGGGAGAGGGGTTACACGTAATTTTGCTGCAGCACGTCGAAGACGCCCCGGGTGGTTAGGCGCAGGGTGGGAATGACTGGCAGGGCCATAAAGCTCAGCGTCATAAAGGGGTCGATGTCGTGGGAGACACCTAAGGAGAAGGCCTTTTCCTTGGCGTCCTCCAAAGAGGCGTTGACGGATACCAGCGTGCCGCTGCTCATGATGCCGGCGATGTCCAGGCGCACCTCGCCCAAGACGGATCCGTCCTCCATGACCGTGATGCCTCCTCCGATCTCCACGATCCGGTTCACCGCGTCGGCCATCTGCTGCTCGTCGGTGCCCACCACAATGATGTTGTGGGAATCGTGGGAGACGCTGGTGGCCACCGCACCGCGCTTGAGCCCATAACCCTGGAGATAGCCGATGCCGATGTGACGGGTGTTCTTGTGGCGCTCCACCACAGCGATCTTCAAAATGTCGTACTCCACATCGATGCGGTCGGAGTACCCGGCGTCCACCGTGGTGATCTCGCCCGCCACCATGCCCAGAATGCCTCTGGGCCGCTTTTCCGCAAAGTCCTCCGCGCTGAGGTGGGACACGTGGAAGGTGTCCGCGGCCCGCTTTTCCAGATAGGGATCGATGGAGGGGATGGGGAAGCCCTTCAAATGCCCCTCGCTGAACATCAGCTCACCCTTTTTGTAGACCTGTTCAATGTGGAAGCATTCAAAGCTGTCGATGACCACAAAGTCTCCTAAGTAGCCCGGCGCAATGGCGCCCCGGTTGTTGAGCAGGAAATACCGGGCGGCGTTGTGACAGGCCACCTTGATAGCGGTGATGGGATCCACGCCGAGGGAGATGGCCCGCTTGACGATATAGTCGATGTGGCCCTTTTCCAGCAGGTCGCTTGGGTGCTTGTCATCGGTGCAGAACATGCACCGCTCGGAGTACTTGTCGCACAGCAGGGGGACCAGGGCCTCCAGGTTCCGGGCGGCGGTGCCCTCCCGGATCATGATGAACTGGCCCCGCTCCAGCTTTGCGATGGCGTCTGAGAGGTCGTGGCACTCATGGTCGGAATAGACGCCGGCGGCGATATAGGCGTTTAGGTCGTTGCCCTGAAGGTCCGGGGCGTGGCCGTCGATCTTCTTGTGATGGGCCTGGGCGGCCACGATTTTTTCCACCGGCTGCTCGTCGCCGTTGATGACGCCCACAAAGTTCATCATCTCTGCGAGGCCCTGGACCCTGGGGTGGTCGTAGAAGGAGTCGATGGCCCGGTAGTCCAAAATGGCGCCGGACTCATCCAGCGGCGTGGCCGGCACGCAGGAGGGCAGCATGAACCGCACGTCCACCGGCAGCCCTTCCGTGGCCTGAAGCATGTACTCAATGCCGTCCGTCCCCATGACGTTGGCAATCTCATGGGGATCGGTGATGACGGTGGTGGTGCCGTGGGGCAGCACCGCCCGGACGAATTCGCCGGGGGAGACCAGGGAGCTCTCAAGATGGATGTGGGCGTCCAGGAACCCCGGGCAGACGATCTTGCCGGTGACGTCCACCTCCCGCTTGCCGGAGTAGTCGCCCATGCCCACGATCAGCCCCTCGGTGACGGCAATGTCAGCGGTGCACAGCTCGTTGGAAAAGACGTTCACATAGGTGGCGTTTTTCAGTACCAGGTCCGCCGGCTCCCGGCCCGCCGCCGCGTCGATGATCCGCTGCTTTTTTACCAGTTTGCGGTTGATTTTCCCTGCGTAGCTCTCCGACATGTGCTCAGCTCCTTTACAGATTCAATATTATAAGTTGTACTTATTTTGAATATTAAAACAAATTATGCCTCCTTGTTTAATTTGTTAGTATACCGCAAACGGGGCCTGTTGTCCATACGCTGGAAAGAAAAATTGTGCTGTTGCAATAACCATAGATAAAACCGGTAAAGATTGGTATACTGACAAAAACGGTAAAGGGAAAAAGAAAGGAAGGCGAATTTTATGAATCCTAAGGCATATGCAAAGATGAACTACGGGCTCTATCTCATCTCCGCCGCTGCGGAGGGCAAGCGCCAGGGCTGCATTGTCAGCTCCTTTGCCCAGGTGACCTCTTCCAATCCGGCCAAATTCACCGTGACGCTGAACCGGGACCACGAGACCTGCAAGGCGGTGGAGAAAGCGGGCAGCTTCTGTGTGACGCTGATCTCTGAAAACTGTCCCACGGAGTTGGTGGAGCACTTCGGCTACAAGTCCGGCCGGGTGGGAGACAAGTTTGAGGGCTACGCCGTGGAGGCTGACGCCGCGGGCAATCCCTACCTCAGCGAGCACATGGTCTCCCGGGTCAGCTGCCGGGTCACAGGGAAGTTGGAGATCGGGAATTACGTGCTGTTTGTGGGTGAGGCCACGGAGGCGGAGCTCCTAAAAGGCGGCAAGGTAATGACCTTAGACGACTACAACAACGGGGGAAAACCCACCCCGCCCTCTGCCACGGTCTACCGCACAGTGGAGATCAACGGCTATCGCTGCACCGTCTGCGGCTACGTATACGAGGGTGAGAGCCTGCCGGCGGATTTCGTCTGCCCCATCTGCCACGCACCTGCGGAGAAGTTTGTAAAAATCGAAAAGTAACAAAAAGAGGGCCTGCGCTTCAAGCACAGGCCCTCTTTTTGTTAGCGGATATTCAGGCTTTGACGGTGCCGTCGGCGTTGAAGACCGGCAGCGGCGCCAGAAATTTGATGTCATCGCGGTTCTGGGTGTCGCCCTCCGCCAATACGGCAATGCGGCCGGCAACCGTGCCTCCGGAAAGCTCCACCAGAGCCTCCATGGCATGGAGGGAGCCACCGGTGGAGATCACGTCGTCCACCAGGAGGATCCGCTTGCCTTGGATCAGCTCCGCGTCGTCCCGGCCCAGGAACAGCTTCTGGGTACCGGAAGTGGTAATGGAGCAGTCCTCCACATGGATGGGATCGGGCATGTAGGCTTTGGGGCCTTTGCGGGCAATAAAATATTTCCGGGCACCGGATTGGCGGGCCATCTCATGGATCAGGGGGATGCTCTTGGCCTCGGCGGTGAGCATGTAGTCATAGCTCCCCTCCTCCACTAACTTCAAAAGCTCCCTGGCGCAGGCCACCGTCAGCTCCGCGTCGCCAAAGATAATGAAGGCGCCTATGTACAGCTCATCCGTAATTTTACAAATGGGCAGCTTGCGGTCAAGGCCCGCTACATGCATGGGATAATACTGCATGAAAATTCCTCCCTCACACATTTGCCGCTTTCTACCGGCGATATCAATTTGAGACCAGGAAACATTATACAGGGTCTGGCGGAAATGTCAACAAACCGGGGATATTTGTCAAAAAAGAAACAAAAATCGCAATAAATCCTGCAAAT
Proteins encoded:
- a CDS encoding TIGR04255 family protein, with protein sequence MLFSDRESCRYARSPLREVICQLRFPAILSIGNVEPADFQESIREDFPLYAAKQETPAPRVVGVGSPTPKLETPPTVVNYNFVSADSLWKINLTRNFIALSTLRYTSWREFAAKLDKPLAEFIRIYRPAFFERIGLRYVNIVSRSALGLEGTPWSDLFERAYLGALEEPDVAERMVSKCAVELELNLDSSCRAKIHAGPGMVKNSKPGAPEDQETKFILDMDLSMGGKVTANLAAGGMETLHGHATRLFEGAVTDTLRQAMGPLD
- a CDS encoding cell wall hydrolase — encoded protein: MMRTFLCGFAAAVLLTGTASAMERVDVQVDESSVSGYFSQGTTYVSLREALDALGGWEVSWDGASRSAVASSGGSRLSAPVGSGTVTLNGERYVSAAKTFLTQGRTYVPARLLAAACGTSAVWSGGGAVLKSQDFSEYTDEDLYWLSRIISAESQGEPLEGQIAVGNVVLNRVASDQFPNTIRAVVFDTNNGVQFEPLSNGTLYNAPTAQSVAAAKLVLSGSSTAGGSLYFFAPALSQGTWIRQNRTYLKTIGCHQFYL
- the ade gene encoding adenine deaminase, whose product is MSESYAGKINRKLVKKQRIIDAAAGREPADLVLKNATYVNVFSNELCTADIAVTEGLIVGMGDYSGKREVDVTGKIVCPGFLDAHIHLESSLVSPGEFVRAVLPHGTTTVITDPHEIANVMGTDGIEYMLQATEGLPVDVRFMLPSCVPATPLDESGAILDYRAIDSFYDHPRVQGLAEMMNFVGVINGDEQPVEKIVAAQAHHKKIDGHAPDLQGNDLNAYIAAGVYSDHECHDLSDAIAKLERGQFIMIREGTAARNLEALVPLLCDKYSERCMFCTDDKHPSDLLEKGHIDYIVKRAISLGVDPITAIKVACHNAARYFLLNNRGAIAPGYLGDFVVIDSFECFHIEQVYKKGELMFSEGHLKGFPIPSIDPYLEKRAADTFHVSHLSAEDFAEKRPRGILGMVAGEITTVDAGYSDRIDVEYDILKIAVVERHKNTRHIGIGYLQGYGLKRGAVATSVSHDSHNIIVVGTDEQQMADAVNRIVEIGGGITVMEDGSVLGEVRLDIAGIMSSGTLVSVNASLEDAKEKAFSLGVSHDIDPFMTLSFMALPVIPTLRLTTRGVFDVLQQNYV
- a CDS encoding flavin reductase; its protein translation is MNPKAYAKMNYGLYLISAAAEGKRQGCIVSSFAQVTSSNPAKFTVTLNRDHETCKAVEKAGSFCVTLISENCPTELVEHFGYKSGRVGDKFEGYAVEADAAGNPYLSEHMVSRVSCRVTGKLEIGNYVLFVGEATEAELLKGGKVMTLDDYNNGGKPTPPSATVYRTVEINGYRCTVCGYVYEGESLPADFVCPICHAPAEKFVKIEK
- a CDS encoding phosphoribosyltransferase family protein is translated as MQYYPMHVAGLDRKLPICKITDELYIGAFIIFGDAELTVACARELLKLVEEGSYDYMLTAEAKSIPLIHEMARQSGARKYFIARKGPKAYMPDPIHVEDCSITTSGTQKLFLGRDDAELIQGKRILLVDDVISTGGSLHAMEALVELSGGTVAGRIAVLAEGDTQNRDDIKFLAPLPVFNADGTVKA